A region of the Vigna unguiculata cultivar IT97K-499-35 chromosome 9, ASM411807v1, whole genome shotgun sequence genome:
ACACAGAAGAAATGGGGGAGATAGAGAAAATGCATAGCCTCATAGAAAAATATAACTTGCACGGCCAATTTCGTTGGATAAAGGCCCAAGTGAACCGTGCTCGTAATGGAGAGCTCTACCGTTGTATTGCTGATGTCAAAGGTGCTTTTGTGCAGGTACGAGAAAGACAAGTATTCAATCACACATCGTTGTTGTtcttataatgttattattgtCATAGGTTTAAGTCGGTCACCGAGACAAATCAATGACTCTGATATAGTATAAGTCGATCATCCAGACAAATCAGCAACTCTGATACTACTATCATATACTATGGTGTTTATAGTATAGAGTTTAATAGTGTTTAACTTTACCATTTCTACGGAACGTGGAAATTAAACTTAAGATTATTTCCGACATCAACCATGTTCTTGTTGAATCTCTTGCAGCCTGCATTTTATGAAGGGTTTGGTCTAACAGTTGTGGAAGCAATGACTTGTGGTCTTCCTACATTTGCCACTTGTCATGGTGGCCCTGCTGAGATAATTGAGCATGGAGTTTCTGGATTTCATATTGAGCCACATCATCCGGATGAAGTTGctgcaaatttaataaacttttttgAGCAATGCCAGCATGATCCTGCCAACTGGAACAAGATTTCTGATGCAGCTCTAAGCCGCATTCATCAGAGGTCTACTCTGGCTTGGTACCATTTCAAGATATGAATCTTCCTCTTCTTAGAAACTTAccttttactttgtttgaacTTTGTAGGTATACATGGAAGATATACTCTGAGAGGCTTCTCACTTTAGCTGGTGTCTATGGATTCTGGAAGCATGTCTCGAAGCTTGAGAGGAGAGAAACTAGACGATACTTGGAGATGTTCTACATTCTCAAGTTCCGGGATTTGGTAAGCAATGCTATGTTTTCTCACACAAATGTTTGTGTTTAATTAACCCTTTTAAATTTCACTACTAGTTTTAGGTCCCATATCGAATAGAACACGACATTGTTAACCTTGTGCAGGTACAGGGAATTCCGATGGCGGTTGAATAGCATCTTTGACTCAGTTGAAGGAGTTTTTCTGCTTAATGTTTACTGATGAAGTTCACTTGCAGAATAAATGGCAATtctatatgtttttgttttgtaaatttatttttctttgttttaattttttttgaaaaaaaacaaaatctcttttttaCTAGATGTTTTTGTATGCAATTATTCtgttgtattaattatttgtatgtTCTTTGCATATCACCCCCAAGATGAAATttcaataatgaaaattaattaaatgctCAGCAAAAACCAATTTTTGACTGTCTTACTGACTTTGGCTTATAATATGAGTAGTAGGATTTATTTGtacaaattttcttataaatatttgtaaggataaaaattatagttaaattgtgacaattaaaaaaaatatattttttatttatataagcttattttaatttataaaaactattttattttatttttcttttaaaagtggATTTGTAAAGAAATTAGTCTAAATTCATTTAACATCCGCTATCTGAATCCATCAACAtcattttatgaataaaagaagttaaaataaattaatctaatAACATCATGTTATGTGAAACTTgcaatatgtgtttttttaatcaaagttAAATAAGATGTTGAAAGTTTATAGTTTCAATATTTTGGAAATTACTttcaaaatctttatttatttactttttgtttaatAACAATCTATTTTAGAAACTGTTCACCTTAAAAACAAACCGAAAATATGCATAATTGTTATTATACATCATATGTACAACGTCATTTTATGaatacaaaagaataaattattacaatagtttgaaaaaaaaaacaaatatcttaAATATTTCCAATTTGTTCTATTTTCAAAGTGACACAtgttttcaatttgttttaagGAAATGATTCGAGATCCCCACGACATTcgtgtaaaaaatttaatttatgacaaaaaaaaagtattttaacttgaactataaatttaattttaaaaagttactattaaaaatataatgtcaATTAATAATTGACTAATAAATAAAAGACGacgtaaataaataaataaaagttgacACTACGTTAATAACATGAACTTAAAAGTTAAgttaaagttattttcatgattgagttttaaattgatttttaactttGAGATCGATCATTATTACATCATctcatatattaaatatttaataaactataatatctaaaataacatattaactaatttattataaGTTGTGAAAATTGTTTCATATATAACTCtaatatgatataattataataatatattatagtaTGTTGTTGTAAAACAGGTCATTGTGTGGTTTCTTTATTGGAAAAGgggtaaaaaatatatattctcaGTAAATCAATGCTAATTATCAACTACATACATCCATAccaactttaataaatattataatattataatattataataggTTAGATTGCTATAAGTTTATCTAACATtaacttaaacaaatattaaaaataaattatgttaatattgactaaatcaacaataatttaaatgaatattaaaaataaattatggtaACATCAACCTATCATATATTTTAGctcaaataaacataaatatttaagttaaattagCGTTAATTAAATTGATGCTAAAGATCACAAGCAtacaaaaattgaagaaaacattgAGTTACTGTACAATGAGAggtgattaaaataataaaatgaattaaaaagtgataaaatgaATTGGAATTGGAAATTACTTCCAAATTGAAGAATAATctcaacataaaaatataagtcaAACACCACAAGCCAAATAAGTTATGTGCCGCCATTTAGTTTGATGCCTTTAACACTAATTTTGCTTTGAAAAATTACCAATAAATTATTGACCCgagtaataaattatattacaactgttagaattttaattcttaattgtAATTCagcattttattttagaatattcCAAATATCGTCTTGTATCAGTTAGTGAAGAAGATTAATCCAAAGCTTTCAAGCATCAGGATTCAGGACTAATTTTTGCGTAATGCAATTCTCAAGCTACTTCTTCAATTCACATGGTAGTGTTTGTGACATGACACTTTTTTGCACGTGGCGTCAGAGGTTCTAAAACCAAACCAATTCACCCGCAACCTTTTCAGCTGTCGCAGATCGAGAATTCGGATATGGCGCGGAACACAGCAGACCTTGTAGCGCAACTCGATGTTGCTAATCACTTTCCCTACGACTCTCTCATCCGCTACTGTTCTTCCAACATTTCGGGGTTCCCTCAACCCCCTACTCAGTTCACCGTTTCGCAGGTTTTTGTCTTTTTTGGAACTTCTCTCGTGCTACTGGGTCACCTGGGTTTTcatcaaaatttgatttttatttttattttggctGTGTGATCCTCTGGTGAAATGTTGTTTTAGTTTGGGCATGGACAATCCAACCCCACTTACTTGTTGGAAGCGGGTTCTCATGACTCCGTCGTGAAGCGCTATGTTCTCAGGAAGAAACCTGCCGGGAAATTGCTCGCTTCAGCTCATGCCGTTGAAAGAGAATTTCaggttttttttatgttacattAATGGAAATTGAAGTCTGagttattttgaatttgaagaaGTAAACGATCATACATTGGGTTCACGTGAGATCTTATAGAGTCATGTTCAAGTACTAGCTAAGATGATGTTAGGCAAATACTTACATGTTTAATTTCATATATGAGGAATTGATTTTCGATCTATAAATGATCGTACTGGAATAACTTTGGATatcttttgttattaataagAGATTGTGCACTTAGTTTTACTACTATCTAGTTTTAAGAATAAAAGCATTCAAATATAGATCACCTTActtcaaaattaagtttaattcaaaatcaattttgtaaatgTTTATCCAAACTCCCACTTTAAGTGTTTGAAGTGTGGGCAGTGAATAACATTTAGTGAGAAAATGACTAGTTGTGTGCCCCTATAATTCACAGGTTCTCCAGGCATTGGGTGCTCATACCAAAGTTCCAGTTCCTAAGGTTTTCTGTTTGTGCAACGATCCAAGTGTTATTGGAACCGCGTTTTATATCATGGAATATTTGGAGGGGCGCATATTTATTGACTCTAAGTTACCGGTATGATTTGCTTTCTAGTTAATTTTGGTTTCCTTGGTGATTGCTGAAATTGTCACTGGTTTGATTTGAGACATGTGACTTGTAAATAATCAGGGTGTGGCACCTCAGAGGAGGAGTGCAATTTACAGGGCAACTGCTAAAGCCTTAGCTTCCTTACATTCTGCTAATGTGGACTCCATTGGTCTGGGAAAATATGGACAACGCAATAATTATTGCAAAAGACaggtatattattttatatatgattatttatggTCAATTTACATGGAACTTTGGTTTTCAATTGTGCCGAATGACATTGTATATCCATTTAGCGACTCACTTGGTGAAATAAgactttgttgttgttgtgcaTTGAATTTTTTCACGTGGAGATATATGTATTGGGATAGAAAGCTGAACATAGATGGATGCGCTGAACAGTTCTTAAAGTACagtaaaatttatgaaagtAAACGTTGAGGAGACCTTGAAAACATCGAGTACTGCCTttgcttttttaaaatatttgaggATGCACTTATCAATTCCTTTCCCTATGTCCATTTTTTGGTTCCACTCCATCTTGTTTCACCACCTCTGCTATTGTACCAGGACAAGTTTAGGAtcaatatagttttattttattaaatactaaattgTGCTAATAGATAGTTTCTTTTTTGTATTAGATTGAGAGGTGGGCTAAGCAATATGTTGCCTCAACCAGTGAGGGTAAACCTGCAAGTAATCCAAAAATGTTTGCCTTGATTGATTGGCTACGACATCAAATCCCCTCTGAAGATTCTTCAGGAGCAACAGGTGGTCTGGTTCATGGAGATTTTCGCATTGACAATCTTGTGTTCCATCCCACAGAGGTAAGATTCATATAGTAAGATTATGCACTTTCCTAAAGTTTCATTGGATGAAAACTAGTTTTCTTTGTTCTAGTCCTAAGGCATAGATTTTTGATCTGGTCATGCTCAAATTTAGAGTATCATAACTTGTgttaacaaacaaaatttatgttCTCAATGCCATGTATGATGTATTCTTTACTCTGGAGTTAGGACACTGTCTTTCAAGACTCGGTATTTAGGCCTTATAATCTTAGAACCCACTTCTTGTGCcttataaattttctttctgATGCAGGATCGAGTAATTGGAATACTTGACTGGGAACTGTCTACCCTTGGTAACCAAATGTGTGATGTTGCATATAGCTGTATGGTACGTACCATACACTCACTTTTCTGAAATTGTAACATAAATGAGTTATATTATACTGCCAGAATCATTTTTTGAATATGCAGTTTGCTTTTATAATCTTGATGATTAGCATCTTCATTTAGTCTGATTGCTTGTTAAACTGATGATAGTAGAATCACTGTTCCAGATTACCTAAGTATTTGATTAATTGAATTACCTGTTCAATTCATGTTCCTTTTGTTCTCCTGGAAGACTTATATTGCAGATATTGGGTCTGAAAACGTGCGTGAAGGTATGGAACGTTCTGGACTACCTGAGGGGATTCCTTCACTACCAGAATATTTGGCTGATTACTGTTCCCTAGCAGTACGTGTTCTAAATATATATGTCTCGATAGATTTTCGTATCATTTGTTATGTATGCtgatgatatattaaaaaaatgtatgcaTTATTACCTTTACCTTACGACTTCTTGGGGATTGGAAATTCTGCTATTAAGTATGTGTGGAATTTAGATTCAAATCAACAGTTAGGATAGATATGATAGTCTCCACATCCATCTAGATATTAGGGTATAGGGTTGCCTAGAAAGTTGACGTGAAAGCTGTAATTTTTCGTAAAAGAAACCAAAAAGAAGGATTCATGTATGTGAAGGAGAAAGTATCCTCATTTTCTATATATGTGGAAGATCACTTAATGTCGGGTAAACTGTGGTACATAGGATAAGGATAAGGGCTTATCCTTTTGACAAACTATGCAAGCAATGGAAAACCTATCACAAGGCTCACGACCAACAAAATCCACATGGGTTTAAGTTCTTATAACATCCCAAAAAACAAATGTTATGACAATTTACAACTGGATTATACCAATATATTTGAAATCCAACTATTAAATTATAGGAATATGTGACTAGTATATTCTACCTaagattaaaatatctaaaagcACGCTCAATGATAATTAGTTAATTCATAACTTGATTTGATAATTTGTTTGAGATTTTAATAACTTTGTATTTGATGGTGGTCATTAACATTAGCTATTTAGCCGGGGATGCTTTTGGCATGTCTTGTATCATACCTGTGCCTATTCTTGAAGATCTAACAGAAGTGTTTTGGATTCCAGGAAAGAAAATGGCCTGTTGCTGAATGGAAGTTCTATGTTGCCTTTTCTTTGTTCAGGGGCGCTTCAATTTATACAGGAGTTTATAATAGATGGGTTAAGGTATCTAAATTTGTTAGTGATGCTGCTGCTGCTATAGTTTTAAGATCTAATATTTTGTGGCTTCTTTGTGTGCAATAGGGTAATGCATCAGGGGGTGAGCGTGCTCGGCACACTGGAGTACTTGCTAACGGCCTTATAGATGCTGCTTGGGAATTTATTGGACAAAATTCCGTGCTTCCTCAGCATCCTCCCTCAGGTAGCTATAGCATGTAAACGTTATGGCCTCTCATGTAGTGTTTCTAAAATGTAATTTGTTGCTCTACTGGAAGCTAAAAATATTACTAGTTTATTAGTATTAAACTACAGCTGAGACCCTTTCACACCTGACAATCAGATGCGAATGTACGAGACTATTCAAAAGAGTTTGTGAATGGGAATGATGCACAGGGCCACTCAAATCAGGGGAAATTTGTTCCTAGTCAAAAGGTTTTGGAACTgaggaaaaaattaattaagttcaTGGAGGAACACATTTACCCCAtggaaaatgaattttataagCTTGCCCAATCAGACTCGCGGTGGACTGTTCACCCAGAAGAGGAAAAGTTAAAGGAGATGGCAAAGAAAGAAGGCTTGTGGAACTTATGGATTCCTGTATGCTTCTTTTCCTCTATTTTTTCTGTATTTTGTGATTTCATCCATCCATCAGGtttgatatattaataatacaGCTTCTTAGGAGTTGAGTTATGAGCATTGaagtaaatatttaaagatgTTTTTGGAGATCCCTCACCGTATAAGTCAATTTGGTAGAGTTGAGTTAGGTTCAAACTTACATTCTAAATGGCATGAATATCTAAGTCATTTAGTAGATATTCTACCCTGTCTACCCACCCTCTCAAAATAAAACTTGATAAAATCTAAGCTTGTTAAAAAAACAAGatccttaaaaataaaataacaagagtataaaggtttaattaatcatAGATTGAAAAAGAACTTGTGGATACTGGAAATGCTGTAGGGATGAGCATTGCTATAACTCAACAGGACAGCTAAGAAAAGATTCAGCCTGAATAGCTAGATGGAGTACTGAATTATTAAACATGTATCATATATGATTATTtcttaaattcttttattacCTTTCACTGTCACTATTTCTTTTCCTGAAAAAGAAGTCCTCTGAACGCATTCGTTTGTGTGCAGCTTGATAGTGCAGAGAGAGCAAGAAGCCTTATCTTTGATGGGAGCAATAATCATCTGTCTACCAATGCAAATGATTTGTTATTGGGGGCTGGTCTCACTAATCTCGAATACGGATACCTTTGTGAGATCATGGGTCGTTCCATTTGGGCTCCACAAGTATTTAATTGTGGTGCACCTGACACAGGTAATATGGAGGTAAGATGGAACTTATCGATTTGCTTGGTTGATTATTAACTGACCAACATTAATTGGATCTCTCAGGAGTTGATCATATTCAGTATGCACTCTATTGATGTTGCATTTTTGTCTAATTTGATAGTATTACTTTGCATATTAGGTATTACTGCGTTATGGAAATAAAGAACAACTACAAGAATGGCTAGTTCCTTTGCTTGAGGGGACGATTAGGTCTGGATTTGCTATGACAGAACCACAAGTAGCATCTTCTGATGCAACCAATATTGAGTGTTCTATTAAAAGGTAGTAGTATCGATAATCTTATGTAATTCAAGAGTTCAGTCTTTTCAGTTAACCAATGCAAATGCATTGGCTAACTACTTTAAAAACGTGGGTTTGAGTCAAGTTTCTTGGTAGAAGACAATTTAGACATATGTGAGAGTATGGGCatctaatttagttattttcttaatttttcacCTTTTATAGGCAAGGAGATTCATATATTATCAATGGGACAAAATGGTGGACAAGTGGTGCTATGGATCCAAGATGTAGAATTCTTATAGTCATGGTGAGTATTTGATTGAAAGTTATTTTACTAACAGTCATGCGCCATTCATGTCAATACTCAATAGTGTGATCAAAACATATGGGCAGGGGAAAACTGACTTCAACGCAGCGAAGCATAAACAACAATCGATGATCTTAGTAGATGTCCAGACTCCTGGTGTTCACATAAAGAGACCATTGACGGTGTTTGGCTTTGATGATGCTCCTCATGGGCATGCAGAAATAACATTTGAAAATGTTTGTGTGCCGGCAAAAAACATCATACTGGGTGAAGGACGTGGATTTGAGATTGCTCAAGTAAGTCGAAAAATATTTCCTAGGTTGAATATTGGGATCTGTTGTTGGTTTGAACTCTGTTATCTACTATTGAATATTGGGATCTAATGTTAGTTTGATGCTTCCCATCCCTTGGCTTAAAGAATAATACCTGGTTAAAGTGtcaatttactaatttttttcttcttggcGACTAGTATTTTTGACAGCATAACTTACCCAGAACTCAAGAGTTCCATGAATAATTTGAGATAGTATTAAGGCTTTAAAGATTTCCTGTTTTGCCACACGAGACACCCTTTCAAGGGCAAAACCTTGAGGCTCATTCCAAGAGTCCGTAGAGGACAATTCCTTATGTGAACCCATAACTAAAAATCAGCAACATCAACTTAGATACTGTCTTTGCCAAACATTTAGATAACTAATAAATATCCAAAAACCCACCTTCAAAAGGTAACTATTGAGAGCAATCCCGTTTTACAAACAAAAGCATCAAAAAAAAGGAATAGGATTTGAGATTTTGTTCTGAGATGGTCTCCCAGCTtcctctcctttctttctctgtttttcagttttctttttcagttttcaGTTTTCTCTCATAAGATTTTCATTTTACATCTCCAAATTTTGCTCAGTGAACCATCAAACCAATCATAAAGAAGAATTCTTCATCCTGAAGAAAGTGAAACCGCTGAGCAGTTTGTCAAATGACTCGGCACTTTTTGACCATTGACCCAGTTGCTTTCTGGATCCACTTTTTCTCAGCGATTTCTGATTTCACTAAGCGAAAAACTATCAGTGTCGATGTTATTTGTTTCCCCAGATTTGCTGAGTGAGCGTGAAAATGGTTTAACGCTTTGGTTGATTTTGAAACCTTGTAAACTTTGATAGAAATCTGCTACAAAACAAGACTTTGTGAGTGCAACGTCTGTCAACTCTTAACAAGATATAAAACTAAGTTAAGGGAGATGTTTCCTTCTAAAACTCAAGTTAATAAGTGCCAAGAAAGCTAATTCTTTTAGTAAACTTGACAGTAATCAAAGGTGTACTTTCAAACATGATTTACCCGTctctgtaatttttttaaagtttaccAACTTTAgtaaatttgaaagaaaattgcACCAGTTTGGTACATAAACCTCACCTCTGGAGCTAACTATTTAATGGAGAGAGTCAAGCACTTAAATACCCCCTCTAGACATACCATATTACTTGATGTGAGACTTCAGCACTCCCATAATACCCTAGTTCCTATAAATAACAGCTCCATATATTTAGATAGGGACTTTTCATAAGTATGAATTATCATTCAAAAGTGGACACAACAATAATAGTTTTAGgatatttttggataaatttctCCGAAAACATTTAAAGAGGAGAAAATAAGGAGTTTCTCTATAAGCTAAAAGTAgtatataaataagttaaaattagttcTTTTGGAGAAGTTAATTTAAGTGAGCATCTACAAATTAGTTTGTATATAAGTTAATGttagtttatgatttttttttaagtgtttctGAAGAAGTTTATCAAATAAATTCTTACTATATTCTACTATACAAGGAATTGTGGGGTTATGTTTGGAAGTTATTTGGTCTGTCTGACTGCATAATTTACATCTGCCTATCTTCTTTTATATGTTTACTAAAGTAccaaaaaagtaaattttcagTGAGCTGATAACTAGCATTCTTACAGGGTAGGCTTGGTCCTGGAAGGCTGCACCATTGTATGAGACTGATAGGTGTTGCCGAGCGAGGCATGCAGTTGATGGTTCAAAGAGCCATCAGTAGAAAAACATTTGGGAAGTTCATTGCTCAACATGGTTCATTTCTTTCAGATATGGCCAAGGTATTAGGAATTTGTTGAAatgggtgaaaaaaaaaaacttaactagAAGTGGCAGGAATAGAAATAAATGTCTCAGTTTTACACTATTAAGATATCTGCTTACTTAGCTTCTGATGTTCAGTGCCGAATAGAGCTAGAGAGGACCAGATTGTTAGTGTTGGAAGCCGCTGACCAACTTGATAGGCTTGGGAACAAAAATGCTCGGGGCATACTAGCAATGGCAAAGGTATTTGTTTTTAGCACAGAATAATAATGTTCTACTCTATGGCTCCTATCACTTCACTCTGATGTTGATTCTTATGGGAGCAGGTAGCTGCACCGAACATGGCACTGAAGGTGCTTGACATGGCAATGCAAGTGCATGGAGCAGCTGGTGTTTCATCTGAAACTGTTCTGGCTCATCTCTGGGCAGCTTCAAGGACACTGAGAATTGCTGATGGTCCAGATGAAGTTCACTTGGGAACCATTGCCAAGTTAGAACTGCAAAAAGCCAAGCTTTGAAAACCTGAACATTTTTCTCCTCAGGGCTAAATGAAAGTCATCAAATTACACCAAGAAAATGTTCCTAGGAGAAAAATAGCCGTGTTTCAAAATGCTTTTGGAAGCATTATGTAACATAGCAGGTTATTCAAAATCAGGTTTGAAATTTGTTACTTTGAATTCCTTAGTTAAATATCACAACCCTGTGGTTTACTGAAAGAAGAAAAACGTTGGTATGCAGTATGTTATTTAAGTTGATAGTAAAAACATAGATGGCTTAATAAgcatataaaaaagtatatagaATGCATGTGGAAGTCTTTTCTCCTGTACAAACAAGCAAAATCATGTATTTAGCCACAAGCAGTGGCATATGtttaccaataattttggaAATTAAGTAGTTTTAATGTTCAATATCTATGCAAAAGTGCTATAGATCTTTCttcacaaaaaatatgttatatcaGCTTTCCTATTTTAAGCAACTTAATAATCTTTTCTTTCGGACTATCTCACAATTTACTGTATGAATTATATCAATTCATCCATGCATCATAATATTCAAAACCGTTTGTAATCTATTCATTTATCATATGGTACAAATCACTGACTTCGTAAACTATATCAACTAATGGGATTTGGGATTTgaatatgatattattataaaagctatggttaatgataaaaaatatatatatatatatatatatatatatatatatatgacctCGTTTTAACAAATTTCCAGAACTTCACTACTAAATAGAGTTAAAACATTCTTAAtgatatttcaattaaaattagggatggcaatgcgGGTCGGCCTGGTCCGTTTAGGCGCGACCCTCATAGGGCCCGCACAATGCGGGCTGGCCCGTGCCGTTCCGCACACTTTATGCAGGCTGCAAATACTGGCATGTCCTGTcccaatgtttaaaaattggaaaactttaagaagttcacaaaattaagtaaagactttgggaagttggatgataaattgataattcaacattttattatattcatattcatattcattatTCATACTATGaaatacacaatgtattctttaaattttagtacattaaaaaatacataatactttcttttccaattatacaagaatttgaaacgatAATGCAAGagttcataaaaaaagtaattaatatacacaagtataagttttcttttttaacttttatgcGAGCTTGCAAGCCGATCTGTGCGAGCTGCGAGCTTATGCGGGCCGAGCCACTGCGGGCTTGCGGACTCACTACCCTGGTCCGTCCCGCGTTTTTTTCGCGGGCCTACGGATCGGCCCGACAGGTCAGACCCTAATTGCCACCCTTAATTGAAATCATTCATTTTGTTTGACTCTTGGATttctttctaattattaaaatatataatttgatttaaatttatatatttattattcaaaaaatataaatatataataatattgtaatttcaattattaatatttaaaaattaagtaatttaatataattttttctatctATACACTAGAGTTTAAGTTCTACTGATTTTctctaaaaaaagaaataaagaaagggCTACTTTACGTTCCATAATAACCATATTACGTTCCATAATATtgacaaataatactaaataaagaagaaaaaattaaaaagaaaaatgccTTCAATGTTAACGAGGACTTTACTATAGCCATACTACATCCTCCACCAACATATGATGGAATTCCTATACCAACAAAATGATATCTCATGCTTTCACATTCAGAAAAAACTCTGCTTTCCCACTCcgaaaaaattgtaaaaatttaatagttaaaatattattatttattatggaTTGATTAATTAAGAATGGTATAACATTAATGTTGGGGAATTGAAGTTTGTGGGAGAACAATGTTCTCTTATAAACTATGACAGAGGCCTTGTTCATTTTTCTATGTAATAAATTACAGTGTAAGTGtgcaaaaaaattatgatataattgctaaaaaagaaaaaaaaaaagtttttctcCCACCCTAGGAGAGACAAATGAATAGATATGACAGATACTGTAAAATTTAGAACTTAACCAAAAAAGaagtttgatatatatataactttatccaaaacaacaacaaacatgAAGCGTACGTACGTACACATCAAAAACTTATATTAGCACCAAAGTTCTTGATTCAAGGAGATCCTCTCACAGCTATAcctttttaaaatgttttcttaaCAACCAGATgccaaaattaaacaataactaaatatatttgaagtGATGATGTAGGAATTACCTGATAATATTCTTGGATGCAGAGAACATATACATCAGAATAGAACCTCCGAGAACTTGCCGAGAATTTAGAGcatgtataaatgaaataacATCACACGTTAGAAAGAATAAGAACCCAAAAGATTGAAAATTGAGGGAAAAAGTAACACAGAAGGAAGTTTGATAGGGTGGAATATTGCATGTGTATATAGAGAGGGATATGAGTGAAGATAACAATCGCAACCCAAACAGAAGGTTCGCCATTCTTGGCGTCTCTTCGATCCTCCTTGTGGCTGTGGTGGCTGCGGTGGCTGTTACTATAAACCAAGGAGATGAACCTGAAAGTGGAGGTCATATCGTTAGTTCTCAAAGAACAAGTGTAGACCTACTTTGCCTGTCAACAGAATACGCGAAAACATGCAGGAAAAGCCTTAAAAATGTAGCTGCTAAAGGAAACATAGACACGAGGGCTCTGGTGAAAGCTGCGATCAATGCCACGG
Encoded here:
- the LOC114163870 gene encoding probable acyl-CoA dehydrogenase IBR3 translates to MARNTADLVAQLDVANHFPYDSLIRYCSSNISGFPQPPTQFTVSQFGHGQSNPTYLLEAGSHDSVVKRYVLRKKPAGKLLASAHAVEREFQVLQALGAHTKVPVPKVFCLCNDPSVIGTAFYIMEYLEGRIFIDSKLPGVAPQRRSAIYRATAKALASLHSANVDSIGLGKYGQRNNYCKRQIERWAKQYVASTSEGKPASNPKMFALIDWLRHQIPSEDSSGATGGLVHGDFRIDNLVFHPTEDRVIGILDWELSTLGNQMCDVAYSCMTYIADIGSENVREGMERSGLPEGIPSLPEYLADYCSLAERKWPVAEWKFYVAFSLFRGASIYTGVYNRWVKGNASGGERARHTGVLANGLIDAAWEFIGQNSVLPQHPPSDANVRDYSKEFVNGNDAQGHSNQGKFVPSQKVLELRKKLIKFMEEHIYPMENEFYKLAQSDSRWTVHPEEEKLKEMAKKEGLWNLWIPLDSAERARSLIFDGSNNHLSTNANDLLLGAGLTNLEYGYLCEIMGRSIWAPQVFNCGAPDTGNMEVLLRYGNKEQLQEWLVPLLEGTIRSGFAMTEPQVASSDATNIECSIKRQGDSYIINGTKWWTSGAMDPRCRILIVMGKTDFNAAKHKQQSMILVDVQTPGVHIKRPLTVFGFDDAPHGHAEITFENVCVPAKNIILGEGRGFEIAQGRLGPGRLHHCMRLIGVAERGMQLMVQRAISRKTFGKFIAQHGSFLSDMAKCRIELERTRLLVLEAADQLDRLGNKNARGILAMAKVAAPNMALKVLDMAMQVHGAAGVSSETVLAHLWAASRTLRIADGPDEVHLGTIAKLELQKAKL